The following proteins are co-located in the Bordetella bronchialis genome:
- a CDS encoding heavy metal sensor histidine kinase produces MKLRPIASIRLRLTLYLAAIALLVSSVAGYTLYLALKYEVQRREMAEVAGKLDLIDHLVGMQGTSGELQALKGTLDNILIGHNNLKVWLVDPNGRLLYGVSPAPPAQAADRREVAFETPAGNPVRALQVRVDSPAAPGAVLTVAIDTQPSAEFLYGYATVLLAICGVWVGATALLSAWAVRRGLAPVQSLSRQAARIQPDRLDLRLPVGGIDRELRELSMAFNSTLDRLQAAYRQLEGFNADVAHELRTPLATLINGTEIVLASDRSNAELREVLESNLEELVSLKALVNDMLFLARADGGELARDLDEVQISSEIRHVVDYYDAALQEARLTAHVAGDARIRANPRLLRRAVSNLVANAIKASPPDTTLEIACHASPSEVEIRVANGGAAIPPQALPRIFDRFYRVDDARAGRAEGHGLGLAIVRAIARMHGGRVFALSEPGRTVIGFSLRWVGPASGSPQPAKPAGATATLPLRT; encoded by the coding sequence ATGAAGCTCCGGCCGATCGCGTCCATCCGCCTGCGCCTGACGCTTTACCTGGCGGCGATCGCGCTGCTGGTTTCGAGCGTCGCCGGCTATACCCTTTATCTGGCGCTCAAGTATGAGGTACAGCGCCGCGAAATGGCCGAGGTCGCCGGGAAGCTCGACCTGATCGACCATTTGGTCGGCATGCAGGGCACGTCCGGCGAGCTGCAGGCCCTCAAGGGCACGCTGGACAACATCCTTATCGGCCACAACAACCTGAAAGTGTGGCTGGTCGATCCGAACGGCCGGCTTCTATACGGCGTATCCCCCGCGCCCCCGGCACAAGCCGCCGACCGCCGCGAGGTGGCATTCGAAACGCCAGCCGGGAATCCGGTGCGTGCATTGCAGGTTCGCGTGGACTCGCCGGCCGCGCCCGGCGCCGTACTGACGGTGGCCATCGACACGCAGCCCAGCGCGGAGTTCCTCTACGGCTACGCCACCGTGCTCTTGGCCATATGCGGCGTCTGGGTGGGGGCCACGGCCCTGCTGTCTGCCTGGGCGGTTCGCCGTGGCCTGGCACCCGTGCAAAGTCTTTCGCGCCAGGCCGCCCGCATCCAGCCCGACCGGCTGGACCTGCGCCTGCCCGTCGGCGGTATCGACCGCGAGCTGCGTGAACTGTCGATGGCCTTCAACAGCACCTTGGATCGCCTGCAGGCGGCGTATCGCCAGTTGGAGGGTTTCAATGCCGACGTGGCGCACGAGCTGCGCACTCCCTTGGCGACGCTGATCAATGGCACCGAGATCGTCCTGGCTTCCGACCGGTCCAACGCGGAACTGCGCGAGGTGCTGGAATCCAACCTGGAGGAGCTCGTCTCCTTGAAGGCCCTGGTCAACGACATGTTGTTCCTGGCGCGCGCCGACGGAGGCGAACTGGCGCGCGACCTGGACGAAGTCCAGATAAGCAGCGAAATCCGCCATGTCGTCGACTACTACGATGCGGCGCTGCAAGAGGCGCGTTTGACGGCGCACGTGGCCGGGGACGCGCGCATACGCGCGAACCCGCGGCTGCTGCGCCGCGCGGTCTCCAACCTGGTGGCCAATGCCATCAAGGCGTCCCCGCCTGACACGACGCTGGAGATCGCCTGCCATGCGTCGCCAAGCGAAGTGGAGATCCGGGTGGCCAACGGCGGCGCGGCGATTCCGCCGCAGGCCTTGCCGCGCATTTTCGATCGTTTCTACAGGGTGGACGATGCCCGCGCGGGGCGCGCGGAGGGACATGGCCTGGGCCTTGCCATTGTGCGCGCGATCGCGCGGATGCACGGGGGCCGCGTATTCGCCCTGTCCGAACCGGGCCGTACGGTGATCGGATTCAGCCTGCGCTGGGTGGGGCCCGCCTCGGGCTCACCGCAGCCTGCGAAGCCTGCCGGCGCGACGGCGACGCTGCCCCTGCGGACCTGA
- a CDS encoding heavy metal response regulator transcription factor has translation MRLLIIEDEHKLADHLCKGLSERNYQVSLARDGIAGRRAALAGGHDLIILDVMLPGMDGFGILAELRKSANTPVLMLTARDKVEDRVRGLEGGADDYLVKPFAFSELLARVHALLRRGRSHEATLLKLADLELDVVRRKAHRAGTRLDLTAKEYVLLSLMLRRQGEVVSRATLAEQVWDMHFDSDTNVIEVAIRRLRAKLDDPFPVKLLHTVRGQGYVLKQGKA, from the coding sequence ATGCGGCTACTCATCATCGAAGACGAACACAAGCTTGCCGATCACCTGTGCAAGGGCTTGTCCGAGCGAAACTATCAGGTGTCGCTCGCGCGCGATGGCATTGCCGGACGGCGCGCAGCGCTGGCCGGGGGCCATGACCTGATCATCCTGGATGTCATGCTGCCGGGCATGGACGGCTTCGGCATCCTGGCGGAACTGCGCAAAAGTGCCAATACGCCGGTGCTCATGCTGACCGCCCGCGACAAGGTGGAGGACCGCGTCCGGGGCCTGGAAGGCGGCGCCGACGATTACCTGGTCAAGCCCTTCGCCTTTTCTGAACTGCTCGCGCGCGTGCATGCTTTGCTGCGCCGCGGCCGCAGCCACGAAGCCACGCTGCTGAAGCTGGCGGACCTGGAGCTGGACGTGGTGCGCCGCAAGGCGCACCGCGCCGGTACGCGGCTGGACCTGACGGCCAAGGAATACGTACTGCTATCGCTGATGTTGCGCCGCCAGGGCGAAGTCGTGTCGCGCGCCACCCTGGCCGAGCAGGTGTGGGATATGCACTTCGACAGCGATACCAATGTCATCGAGGTCGCCATCCGCCGGCTGCGCGCCAAGCTGGACGATCCCTTCCCTGTCAAGCTGCTGCACACGGTGCGGGGCCAGGGCTATGTATTGAAGCAAGGCAAGGCATGA
- a CDS encoding esterase, whose product MSLHRLFARLAAGLFIVTAFSATAAPDGATPAKRAPLVLADEGSFFVGGREVPSDTLSLTPKYDPHGTVTVDQMYVQYQIPVHARRYSITLIHGCCLTGKTWETTPDGRMGWNQYFVRKGYATYTIDQAGRGRSATDISAINAAHLGKAAPDTLPAVFAAGHEAAWTIFRFGPRYPEAYKDTQFPVQAQGELWQQMVPDWITALPTPNPTVPDLSKLAIKLKGTVLMSHSQSGIYPFQTAQLNKQGVAGIVAVEPGECPKVEEAEGLVGIPILVVFGDHVQESSRWAPRFTACQDFISAFKAAGGTGEFLSLPAIGIHGNSHMMMQDKNNLQVADLILAWIDRNVERAGQAASAGKRTRDQRPS is encoded by the coding sequence ATGTCCCTGCACCGGTTGTTCGCCCGGCTCGCCGCCGGCCTGTTCATCGTTACCGCTTTTTCCGCGACCGCGGCGCCTGACGGCGCCACTCCCGCCAAACGGGCCCCCCTGGTCCTGGCCGACGAAGGCAGCTTCTTTGTCGGCGGCCGCGAAGTGCCTTCCGACACGTTGTCGCTGACGCCCAAGTACGATCCCCACGGGACCGTGACGGTGGACCAGATGTACGTGCAATACCAGATCCCGGTCCACGCCCGCCGCTATTCCATCACCCTGATCCACGGCTGCTGCCTGACGGGCAAGACCTGGGAGACCACGCCCGACGGCAGGATGGGCTGGAACCAGTACTTCGTGCGCAAGGGCTACGCCACCTACACCATCGACCAGGCGGGCCGCGGGCGTTCCGCCACGGACATCTCCGCGATCAATGCCGCGCACCTGGGCAAGGCCGCGCCCGATACGCTGCCCGCGGTATTCGCCGCCGGCCACGAGGCCGCCTGGACCATCTTCCGCTTCGGTCCCAGGTACCCGGAAGCCTACAAGGACACGCAATTCCCCGTGCAAGCCCAGGGCGAACTGTGGCAGCAGATGGTGCCCGACTGGATCACCGCCTTGCCCACGCCCAACCCCACCGTGCCGGACCTGTCCAAGCTGGCCATCAAGCTCAAGGGCACGGTGTTGATGAGCCACTCGCAATCGGGCATCTATCCCTTCCAGACCGCGCAGTTGAACAAGCAAGGCGTGGCGGGGATCGTCGCGGTGGAACCGGGCGAGTGTCCCAAGGTAGAGGAGGCCGAGGGATTGGTCGGCATACCCATCCTGGTGGTCTTCGGCGACCACGTGCAGGAGTCCAGCCGCTGGGCGCCGCGTTTCACGGCCTGCCAGGACTTTATCTCCGCCTTCAAGGCGGCCGGCGGCACGGGCGAGTTCCTGAGCCTGCCCGCCATCGGCATCCATGGCAACTCGCACATGATGATGCAGGACAAGAACAACCTGCAGGTCGCGGACCTGATCCTGGCCTGGATCGATCGCAACGTCGAGCGCGCGGGGCAGGCGGCGTCCGCCGGCAAGCGGACCCGCGACCAGCGTCCGTCGTGA